The Aquila chrysaetos chrysaetos chromosome 17, bAquChr1.4, whole genome shotgun sequence region ccggcaaaTCTTTTTCCGAGGCGTCGTCGGATTTAGTAACCAGAGCGTGGGAGGGCGGCTGTTTTCTCAACTCCGCGGCCGGTTTGCACAACGCCGCGGCCGTGCCCGTCGCCCGTTCAAGGTCCCACGGGATCAGCCGGGTTTGGCTCGCGCCCCGCTGCCGAAccggcccggccgccggcggcggggagggggacgggAACGGGAACGGGGCGTCCGAAGCCGCGGGCCCCGGGGAGCGGCGGAACCCGCTCGCCCGGTCGCGGCGGCGTGGCCACAAAGGCGTCGAGCGAGGCCGCCCACGCCGCGGGGACGGGTTCGGTCGTGCCGTCGTGCCGGTTGGCGCGGGGGGGTGCCGGGTATTTCCCGCCCCACCGGAGCTGGTACGTTGGCCGCCCCGGCAAAACCCAAAGAGGGGCCGGGGAGCAGCCTCCAGTTCGGGCCGGCGTCACCCAGGGGACCTGGCGGTGtgggccgcccgccgcccttggcgggggggggtcccatgCCAGGGCTGAGGCGTTTGGTGCCCAGGTCCCTGCGGGCAGCCAGGGGGTGTGGATGGGCCCTCCCCATcgtccccccccaaaaaaaagtgatgctgataataataaaatgaaatgaagtgaaatggaactaaatgaaatgaaactaaataagatgaaataaaataaataaaataaaaaaaaataaaatagaacaaaataaaataaaaataaataacattaaaaataaaatgaaatgaaactaaataaaatgaaatgaagctaaataaaatgaaactaaatgaaactgaataaaatgaaagaaaataaaataaaacaaaataaaataaaaataaataaaataaaaaaataaataaaataaatgaaatgaaactaaatgaaatgaaatgaaactaaatgaaactaaatgaaatgaaaccaaataaaatgaaataaaataaaatgaagctaaataaataaataaataaaacaaagctaaataaaataaaccgAAATGAAACACAACGAAATAAATAAGAGCGTAATAACGGCACTAGCGGTACAATGACGCTAAGGACCCCACCGCTAACACGGACGGCGATCGCGCAGCGGCTCTTACaggccggggggggcggcggcggccccggcgggcgcgcgcgcgcggtgcggcggggcggggcggggcggggggggggggagggagcggggggggcgggggccggtGCCGCCTTcccctgcaaaacaaaagggagcggagcggcggcgggggcggacggacggacggacggacggggcgggggggctgccgTCCTGCGCTGCGGGACTCGCCGGTGGGTTGGCGTGGGAAAcgggggggtttggggggggctCGCGGGTGGGCCGGGTtgtaccgggggggggggggggggtgtgctcGCGTGGGTGGCCcgtgggaggggaaggaggtttATAAgcctctggggggggggctcggaGCACCCCCGGCCGCACCGGGCACCCCACGGCCGCCTGCGCGGGAGGGGGGGTTCCGCCGGgagccccgccgcggggctggggTCCCTTCCCGGGTGGGGGGGTCCCTTCCCGGGCGGGTGCTCTCCCACCGACTCCTTcctcgccgccccccccccgcaggtgAAGGGTGACAGCCCGTGTCGCCGCCATGTCCCGCCGCAGCCAGCGCCTCGTCACCTCCCGCTACTACCCCGGGGACGACGATGCCACGACCGGCGGCAGCGGCTCCCTGCTGGgggggcagcagctccccttCAAGGAGAACACCAGCAGGTGAGttgctggggggggtccccccctAGTTGCTGGGGGGGGAACGGGGGTGGCCCCCCCCCTAGTTGCTGGGGGGGGAACGGGGGGTCCCCCCTAGTTGctggggggggaatggggggtCCCCCCTAGTTGCTGGGGGGGAACGGGGGGGTCCCCCCTCTTCCCAAACGGGACCGGGACGCTCCGTGCCAGCACCGCGGACCGGGCACTTTCCCCGGGtgggggcagcggggcggcTGGCAGAAGGGGAGCGCGAGGGCGAGCTCGCTGCGTTTCGTCATGGCCGCCGGCAACCTTGGCGCTGGTTGTGCCAAGCAAAAGCCGCGGGCTCGCCGTCCCTGGCACCTCGGTGTGTCCTTTTTCCCACCTCGACCCTGGCCCGGGTGccgtgggtgggtgggtgggtgggtgggggggctgcGTGCCTCTTCCCGGCCGCAGCCGCCTCCGGCTCGATGGCGGGAGGGAGATGCGCTGCAAGTGCCGGGCCGGAAAACCGCAGCGGTGCGAGCGGAAGCGGTGCCGGCAGCCGCCCCGGGGACGAGCGGGAGGGCCTTTCACAAAGCGGCGGTTGCACCTTCCGAAACTTGCCGTGGGGGAGGCGGCGGAGGGAAGCGATGGCGGCCAAGGGGTTGGGGCGAATTCCCCGTTTTCTCCCCCGTGGGTGCATCGtgaccccccagccccccaaaccCCATAACCACGCATGGCTGATGAGCCCCTCCTCACCCCCGGCAGGACGATCAGGAGGAAATCGAGCAGCACGAAGCGCCTGTCTCCCGCCCCCAGCACCCAAACCTCCTACTACAGCGAGTCCATGATGAGCGAGTCCTACCTGGGGGGCAGCCGGGGCCTCGCCGCCCTGGGCAGCTCCATACTGGACGATGCCCTGGACAGCAGCACGTACTGGGGTGAGCCCTCCCTCCCTGGGCACTGGGGTGGtggggcagcccccccgggCCGGCTGGCTGGCTTGCCCCCTGcggggttggggttttttttccagggagaTTCTGTGTTTTGGGGGCAGGTGGGGAGCTCTCCACCAGGAGGAGAAGAGGCACAGGGGACACCGAGTCCAGTAAGATCAACGGGCTGCTGGAGAGCAAGACGTACGACACGTACGCCTCGTCGTCTGGGTACTCTTCGGAAGACGACTACGCTGGTAGGGATGCGCCAGCCTCTCTGCGGcggcagggatgctgggggagaTGTCCCCGAGGGGACCAGCCCGGGACCTGGCTGTGCCCGGGGTGCTGCCTACCACCCCTCGTGCAAAGCCTTCGCCCTGGGTGACGCACAGGGGTGCAGGCTCCGTTTGGTGACTTACCGCCTCGCTTCTTCCTTTCCAGGTCACTTTTACTCAGGCCAGAGTAGCTCCGGGTCGGGGCTGAGGACCGCAGCCTCCCGGGTGGGCTCCTTCCTCTGGCAGGTGCTCACCTCCCCGGGTGAGTGGAGGGCTGGCGGGGGGGTTTCCAGCAGCACCCTTCTTCCCTGCAGTATCTCCGCTCCCCACATGCCGGGTGTGCTGTTCCCTGATCGGGCGGAGGGGTTTTATCCCCGCTGCGGGAGCATCCTCGGGGACGGAGGGGACATCTCTGCCGGGACCCCGCCTGAGGCTCGGTTTCTCTCCCGGCAGTTCGGTTCGTGGGATGGCTGTTCTccgggctggcagctgcctggcacCGCCTCACCGGCGCGGGTCCCCGCTCGGGCGGCATCCCCTTCTCCAGGTGAGCGTGGTGGTGGGACGTCGGGATGGGGGAAGCGTTGGGGAAAACCCGCCGGACCCCGGAGAGGGGCTGCCCCGCGGAGCCCGGCACGCGCGGGGTGGGCGTCTTGTGCCGAAGCCCGGCTGGGCTTTGCTTTCCCTCTGGCCCCCATCcagaggggtgctggggtgggcgAAGGTGGGTGGTGTCCTACAGACCCCTCTTTCTTTTCCGTGCTCCAGGCGCTACCCGTGGCTGAAGaggtccctgctgctgctgctgctcctcctgctcctcgcTGCTGCTGCCTACGGTGAGTCGGCCTGGCTGGATCTGTTGCCTTGAGATTTGGGAACAGTGCAGAGCATCCCGCTGCCGTACCCGGGGCAGGGGAACGGATGGGATGGCCCCGAGCTCCGTTCTCGTGGCTTCTGGTACCCTGGTGCGTCTGCACCCCTGTGCTGGGGCCTCCTGGTAACCCCAGGAGATGCTGACGGCCGAGTCTCTGCACATCCACTGCTGTCGTTTTAACCGTCTCATCCCACTGCACGCCCAGGAGCTTGGTACTTCTACCCATACGGGCTGTCGACGCTCAACCTCCCGCCATTCCCGTGGTGGGGAGCCGGGAAGCTTTCCTCCTCCGATGTGCCTGGGGCGGGGGACCTGACCGCGCTGGACCAGGTGAGCCTCGGCAAAAGTGCGGCGGTGGCCCGGGTGGGATGGGCGCTTTGCGGGGAGAGCTGGACGGTGTGATCCGTGGCTGAAGGAGCCCTTccaggggatggggaggtggTGGACGGGACAGAAGGTGGCTCCATGCTGGTGGAAACGGCTCGCCCAGCTTGTGGCCATCTCGCTCTCGGGGTGTCGCAGGGCATCTGCCCTctcctgggaagcagcagatgAATGAGATGCCACTGACCCTGGGAACCGGGGGGTCCTGGGTCCCCTTTCACAGGGATCCCTGGGGAGcaggtgcccccccccccccaccacggGTGGCCATAACTCCCCGGGGGGCTGCACCGTGCCCTGCCTTTGCCGCCGCAGGGGCTGCGAGGGGAGCACCGGCTCCTGGCTCGCTTCCAGGCCTTGGAGAAACGCTTCGAGGCGCTGGAGGCCGAGGTATCGCGGTGGGAGCTGCGGCGAGGGGCGGCAGCGGTGACGGCGGAGGGAGAGCCGCCCCCCGGGGACGTCCTGGCACTGCTGGAGGGGCTGGTGAGCCGCCGGGACGCGGGGCTGAAGGAGCATCTCCGCACCGATGTGACCAGCCACCTCCAGGTGAGGGGTGCCGAGGGGGCGCAGGGGGAGATGGGGGCATACGGGGTCAGGCTCTGacgtcccccccaccccttgtTTCTCATCCTGCAGGGCGAGCTGGATGCCTTCCGAGCCCAGGTGCAGAGGGATTTAGATGGGCGCCTGGGGAAGATGGCACAAGCCTCTCAGGTAAGAGGACGGGCGTGCGGTGGTACCCGGGCAGGACATCCTCGCCACCGGCATCGTGGGTCTcaccccttccccttctcctggcAGGAGATGGAGGCACGCTTGCTGGAGCTGAACTCGGAGTGGCAGAGGTAACGCCGGCTGCccgggcagagctgcagctcttctgGGGGCAGGCAGATAGCAGGGTGAAAATCCCCACAGCCAGGCTTAGGAGGGGTTTCCAGGTCTGGTTTACTCTGGGCAAAGGAGAGGTTGGTTGAGAGGTACAGTCTtgtggggggaaaggagggatggATATGCGGGTACGTTGGCAAGAAAGtgccctggctggcagcagagcttggAGAGCGACTGCGGCAAACGAGCTTCGCCACCGTCATTTTGCATCACCGTGGGGAGCGTGGCCCTTCAGCCGAGGGGCGAGCCGGGGATGCTTTCCCACGGGATGCAGTAGAAGAGGTCGTCGCCACAGGAATTAAAACCCTTTGGGGCTGGAGATGGGGTTGAGCGTAGGCGGTGAGGGATGAACCCCCTCCCCTAGTTTGCAgagggggagctggggctgtcGGCGCAAGGTTTTGTTGCCTTTCTCTTGGCGCAGCTCTGTGCAGGAGGGCCTGCGAGGGAGCTTCCAGCAAGAGGTGGgcaagctggagcaggaggtggcAGCGCTGAGGAGGGAGCTGGCGGGTCTCAAGTCGGACCAGGAGGTGATGGGGAAGCACGTGGAGGGGatgctggagcagctgaaggCCGTGCGTGCTGATGTGAGTCCCCGGTCCCCACCCCGTTCATCACGAGGGTCCCTGCCCCGGAGCTGAGCTCTGTCCCCACTCTTTCAGGTGGAAGCGCAGTTCCCGGCGTGGGTCAGTCGGTTCCTGTCGCAGTCCCGCCAGGACGGTGCCGCTGGCCTCATCCTCCAGCGGGAAGATTTGCAAGCGGAGCTCCAGGCCCTGGAGCGCAAGATCCTGGCCAAAGTCTTGGAGGACCGGAGGCTGTCGGCACGGGATGCTCAGGCCGGTATCGGAGCGGCCCTGCGGCAAGGGGGGACCGCAGGGGTGACGGAGGAGGTGAGTGCTGACCTGAGCCCCAGGGACATGATGGTGACCACGGGTGTGGGATCGGGGGCTGCCCCCCATGGCGCgtgtgcagggcaggggggtggcACGCATGCCTGGCAGGTGGCAGAGCCGTGGAGACGGCCCTTACAGCTGGGACATCGATCCGGGGCTCACATCCCACCTGGCAAGAGCATCCCTGAAACTCTTCCATCCCTTCTCTGCCGCCAGCCTCCCCTGGGCTGTGCCCGTGCCCTGTCCTGGAAGGGGTCGCAGGTGGCGATATCCACGCGCCTGTGAGGCTCTTGCTGCCTTAAAATCCACGTTTCTGCTCGTGTGTCTTTCACTGAGAAAGCGGGGCAGGTGCCAGCAAGGTTTCCACGGGCTGAGCATCTTGCTTACCCCTGTCCTTCAGCAGCACCGCCGAGTCATTTGGGgcaaagcatttcagcagaatgacaccaagggaaaaaatgagCCTGCTTGCTTTGGAAAGAGTTGTTGGCAATTCCCTGTGGAGGTAGCAGAGGGAGGGATCAAGCTGGGATTAGCAGTCCCTGCAGTCTGCATAAGCTTTGTGTGCACGCCATAAAGTTTAGACCCGTAGCGGTGCTGCAGGGTCACAGCTCCTGGGGCTGGGTTTGGCTCCAGAAGGATGCTCCAGCCGGCTCCCCCTTTTCTGGAGGAGGGGAGCTCCCATCGATCCTGTgtgatggggcaggaggggccaGCAGATAATGCTGGGGAGGACGGGTGGGCTGTCAGGTTGTGTCTGGTACGCACTGAGGGATACTCCTTCTCCCCTGGGGCCAGCCCCTCTTTTGGGATGGGGATGGGTGAGCCCAGCGTGCCTGGGCGCTTGCCCCTTCATTGCACAGCTCCTCTCGTCTGGGGTATTTTTAGCAACCTCTAACGAGGCTTCCCAGCCAAATGCGTGTCCTCTCGTTTTTGCCACGGTGATTCATCCCTCGGCTGTTTTGTGGGAAGGTCCTTGTGCCCTCTCCGAGGCGGGTTGGGGACGGGACACCCGCCCTGGCCCTTCACCCCTCTCATGCCTTCTGCTCCCACCGCAGCAAGTGCATCTCATCGTGGGCCAGGCCCTGAAGCGCTACAGCGAGGACCGCGTGGGGATGGTTGACTATGCTCTGGAGTCGGCGGGTAGGTGATGGGGGGGGCTCTCGCCCACCCGGGACGAGCCAGCCATCCTGGGGAGGGGACCAGAGGGTGCTGACGCGCAGCTTACCTGCTGCCATCCCCTCTTCGTGCCAGGGGCCAGCGTCATCAACACGCGCTGCTCGGAGACCTACGAGACGCGGACGGCGCTGCTGAGCTTGTTCGGCATCCCCCTGTGGTACCACTCGCAGTCCCCCCGTGTCATCCTGCAGGTGGGCACCCTCGGGGCGAGACCCCACTGAGGGGGAGGACCGGGTGGGCCGGTTCTCGCGTGGGCTTGGTGGGTTTTATTGGGCTGTCGCTCCAAGCAAGCGACCACGCTGAtgttggggtggggagaaaagcGGCACCGATGGTGATAACGTTGCTGGTGTCTTGTTCCCACGCTCGTAGCCAGATGTCAACCCCGGGAACTGCTGGGCGTTTCGTGGGTCCCAGGGCTTTGCCATCATCCGCCTCTCCAGCGTTATCCGCCCCACGGCCGTGACGCTGGAGCACATCCCAAAAGCCCTCTCGCCCCAGGGGACCATCCCCAGTGCCCCCAAGGACTTCGCTGTCTATGTGAGTGCCCTCGCCCGGACCCGAGGGAGGAGCGGGGGGACACGGTGGGAAGGTGCCGTGGCGGAGGACGTGGGAGGGGAGGGCTAGCGAGCCCCGTACCACGCTGTGGGGTGCtctgggggggttggttttatcctgaagaggaggaagaagcactggggggggggggggggaagcactgGGCTTCAGGAGGGGCTTTGGGGGGACACTGGGAGAGAGGGGATCGAGTAGGTGTAACTCTCTCGGTCTTCCCCCCCATCCTTCCCCACTGGCCCCTGTCCCCATTTGCCCGTTTTGGCCtggaagagcaggagcaggggccAAGCGCGCTTGCGTCTCCgtctccctctttccccccctGGGTGCGCTCATCGCCTCCGGTCTCCCTCTCTGATCGCCCCCGGTTCTCcctttctgcctccctgcccctctgTAGGGCttgaaggaggagagagaggaggagggctTTCTCCTCGGGCAGTTCACCTACAACCACGACGGTGACCCCATCCAAACGTTTTACTTGGAGGTAAGTAAGCTTTGCCCTCGGAACGCCCGACCCCAAGAAGGAAATGGGGTCCCCGGGGGCTCTGAGCCCTCGAGAGCTCTCAAAGGCTCaggtttttccttcccccccgcTTCTCCCCAAGGGTGATGCTGTGGGCACGTACCAGCTGGTGGAGCTCCGGGTGCTGAGCAATTGGGGCCACCCCGAATATACCTGCATCTACCGCTTCCGCGTGCACGGGGAGCCGGCGCACTGAACCCCGGCTTCTGCGTGGGACGAGGATGCTGCCGGGCCGACAGCAAGAAGGGATTCGTCTGGTTCGCTGCTTCATACGTAGAAATCCCGGGATGCGCCAGCAGCCgccccagggagctgctcccctcgggggaggagaagagctgGTGTTTAAGGGGTGAGGCTTTCACTCTTCCAAGGACCGGGGTGGCGAGGCAAGAGCATCCCACGTGGGTCCTAGCGCAGCCTGGCTTGTTTTCAGCGCGTATCGgacattttaactttttaagcTAATTTTTTATCGGGTCTGCGCAGCCCCTCGTCCCCGTTGCCCCGCTTCTTTCTGACGGCGCGCCTAGCGTTGCCGGGGCTTGGGAAAGGGGTATGTAATTTTGCGATGTGCTTCACGCGGGCTTGGGCGTGATACGGCGTATGGGACTGCGGTGACTGGCTCGGTGCTGCCAGAGTAGGTAGGAGCCACCGGTCACGGCCACCGAGTCTCTCCCCTCTATGCAGGGTCATCTCTCCTGCCTGGCATTGGTTTAGGTAAAGCTTTCCACACCTCCAATGCTGGGCCAGCAGAGGGGAAATAAGTCAGTATTAACAGAGTATTAACATAAAACTAACGGTttgggcagcaggaggggagaaATTTGGCACACGGTGGTGGTGGAGCCCGCCCCGGTGCTGCTGTCCGTCCGCTCGAGCCCTCTTGCTGCCGGCGGCTGTGTTGGGTCTTGGCGATGCCGTCAGCCTCCCTGGCTGGCCGGTTCCCTGGTGTTAAGCTTGACAATGCTATTGAAAATTCCTGTTGCCTGCTTCCCCTTTTGGgtttgttctggtttggtttttttttttggggggttgttttttttaagggtggtggggaggggggggtaTTTTCCAGTTGGGGtgttagggatttttttttttttgtagtaacaaaggaaaaaagactttttccaTGTGATTTCTACTTAACCAGAGGACGTTATGTGGCGCTGCTTGGGTGAGTGGCTTAGATGCGGAGAGGGCTAGAGCTTTGTTTAGTAGGAGAATAGCGCACACAGTAGGATAAGCTAGAATAAGATGAGCAGAGCCGTTTAAAATACGGGCCTCGAGTTGTCGGTGGCTTGATAGCTGGACCTGGGAGACAAGGTCCTCCATGGACTGCTGCTTGGCGGGGTGCTGGAGGCACTCCTGCCCGCCTTGCTCCGGAGACGTTCTCCAAGACTGCAATGCATGGCCGGGGATGCTCACCCGTGGCTGCATCTGTATATAGGCGACTGTTGGCAGCGAGCGGGAGCTGCCACCCCGGTGCTCTGCAATGAGTTTCTCCCTGCCTCGGTGGTCTGTTGGGTGGGAGACGGGGCGGAGGGGAGATCTCCTTCCCCGGGGCTTGTAGGTGCCAGCATGCTGCTTCACCTTCTGGGGGGGGGACAACAGGGCCTCCCCGCTACCTGCGGTGCTCAGGGCTGTCTCTGTCTCCGCCGGGTCCCCAATGGCAGATGGCTGGCGCGGGCTGACCTCCTTTCTCTTGGAAGGattctctttccctcctgccttttccTCGCTGGCGTCGCTCAGCTCCCCTAGCCCTGGCTGCAGAGGACCGTGCCGGAGCAGGATTGGGAGCCCTGCCTGCATGGGGCAGGTAAATCCTGCCGGTGCCCATCATTTGGTGGGGGAAGCCGTGGCAGGGGACCGCAGGAGGGATGCGTGGGGACCTTCCCCAGGCTGAGGAGTGCCAGGGCCGTCTGGCCGCTCCAcctcctggctgcctgcagcacgCTTAGTTTGGCTTCTGCGCTTGGATGGCGTTTACAACCTCCGCGTTCGTCTTGCGTTTTgttgaaagaaaagctaaagGGCTCGCGTTTAGCGTTTCAGCCCCGTCCCATGTTGGCATCGTCTTCCCCCGGCACCGCGAGCGCGGGGGGAGCACCGTGAGTTGAGTCCTGCTTTGGTCTTCTCTGCTTGAAGCGCTGTAGGGTGAGGGGTgtagaggaggggaaggggctgaaGAGGTTTCTCCCTCCAGCACGCCCTGATGTGTGTCGGGCAGAGGGGCCGAGCCCTGTGTCCCTCCGTGCCAGCCCCAGGGGCTGAGGGTGATGGTGGCACGTTGTCACAATCTGATAAACTGGGATGGGGTGTCTGTTACGGTTCGGGTGGGAGTGGAGTCTGACAACTGAGTACTCAAAATACCATTCCGAAGCTCCTCCTTAATTCCGCCAGATTATTGCACACTTACCAATTCTAGGTTGTCAACCTTCAGTTGACTTGATGGACCCAAAGTGTCGAGCGATTGACAATGAGTCATCAAAGTAGTTTGAGAAATTATCAACTTTAATCGATGTGCCAGCAAGCAGCCAGAGGCTATAGCGATTACAATGCAAAAGCGTATCACCAATACACAAAATTCTGTATTCATTATCAAAGGATATGAGTTAGTAGCGCAGGAAATAAGGTCAAGGGGCCTTGGCTGGGAAGGACTCACTGTGCTGGTGAGTGACCCTCAGCAAGCATCAGCAAGCGTGCTGCCTTACAAACAGGAGCATCACCTATACGCAACCCGTCAGTGATTGGCGCAGGATTCCAAAATCAATGGCCAAGCGTGCTTTATTAACAAGCACCTATAGCGGTTCACAACAACCCGCTGGTTCCTTAGCAAGCGTGCCTGGATGTGGCACGGCACCACAAGCGCTTGTCCGGCTCCTCTTAGTAAACACCTGGATGTAGTAAAGCATCCTTTGATGTTCTGAGTGTTAACCACCAGGACACAGGCTATAGGTGTGATGTGGGATAATTACACAAGACACATCCCTTCTAGAGGGGTCTCCTTGTTCCAAGCAAGGGAAGCGAGCCCGAAGCGGGCAACCCCATCTCCAACAGCTTAAAATTACCCCGTGGAgcctcctgcagagctgggaggccAGGCTGCCAGGAGAAAGCAGACCTGCGGCCAGATCCAGTGACGATAAATTCTCTCCTATATTGAGCGTAGTCTTAATTCTTGGCATCTGCAGccaaagttattttaaacttgTCTACAGCTGCCTGCTTGCCTTGGAGTCATGTCCATGAGTGCCCTGCATGCACGGATTTGTGCTGTTGTGAATGCCCAGACCTGTCCTGGGCTCAGCAGAATGGGTCCTGTATTTAATTGTATGGTAAAGAGAGAGAGCGGAGATGAagctctcccccttccccagggcttCTCTGGCTGCTGGAGCAAATCCTATAACCACAAGGCTGGAAAACCCCTTTTTCTTACCTCCCTTCTGGCTCCCTGGCCTCTGGGTTGGGCTGTCAGGGTGGATGATCTCTTGGTAAATGAGGCGTGCTGGTGAGGGGTGGGAAAGGGGGAGCGGGGGgtctctgctcctcctgggggggctgtggggcagggagtATTTTGGCTTTCCAGGGTGAGCTTGCCCTGTCCTTTGGAGACCAAAGTCTCTGCTGTTCTGGGGTAAAACCCCCTTGAGCCACGAGTGAGAGGTCACCCTGGGGGGGTTTATGCTCTTCTCTAGAGGACAGTGCTGGTTTTGGAGGTCTCACGATGCCGACTGTGTGAGGATCCCCAGGAAGGCATGCTGAGGTTACGTGTGGTTTTTCAGCCCCCAAATTCTGTAGCAAGTACCCAGGCAGCTGCCTCTTGCCAGTAGCAGCTTGCAGCATTTCCGTAATGCTTTCCTaagctgcaaaggaaaagaggacACATAAAACTGCTGCTTCAGCATGGTGCATCTCTGCCCAGGGCTATTTAGGCAGAGGATGAACCTGGGGAGGCAGAAGAAATGTGAAACAGCTGTCAGAGCAGCTTTCCCTCATTTACTCCATTTCCCTCCTCTATTCTCCCTCCTTCTCGGTTTGCCCTACACATGTGTTACGAATTAGCCCTGCAGAAACAGATGGTTACAGGCAGGAGACGAGTTTGTATTTGATGCTGTAGCCTGTTGCAAATGCTGcactgttttgttcattttattttttaatcaacagATTGTAATTTATGcctatgcaagaaaaaaaaaaaagaccaagacaaataaaatatcaaaactgTGTGTTTTGCAGGTGAATTTGCTGATGGGAATGATATACAGCTAGTAGATAGAAGAACTACAAGAATAGCTTTGTCTATGTGTTCTCAGGGCAAATCCTTATTTTCCAGCCTGACATACTCACT contains the following coding sequences:
- the SUN2 gene encoding SUN domain-containing protein 2, whose translation is MSRRSQRLVTSRYYPGDDDATTGGSGSLLGGQQLPFKENTSRTIRRKSSSTKRLSPAPSTQTSYYSESMMSESYLGGSRGLAALGSSILDDALDSSTYWGGELSTRRRRGTGDTESSKINGLLESKTYDTYASSSGYSSEDDYAGHFYSGQSSSGSGLRTAASRVGSFLWQVLTSPVRFVGWLFSGLAAAWHRLTGAGPRSGGIPFSRRYPWLKRSLLLLLLLLLLAAAAYGAWYFYPYGLSTLNLPPFPWWGAGKLSSSDVPGAGDLTALDQGLRGEHRLLARFQALEKRFEALEAEVSRWELRRGAAAVTAEGEPPPGDVLALLEGLVSRRDAGLKEHLRTDVTSHLQGELDAFRAQVQRDLDGRLGKMAQASQEMEARLLELNSEWQSSVQEGLRGSFQQEVGKLEQEVAALRRELAGLKSDQEVMGKHVEGMLEQLKAVRADVEAQFPAWVSRFLSQSRQDGAAGLILQREDLQAELQALERKILAKVLEDRRLSARDAQAGIGAALRQGGTAGVTEEQVHLIVGQALKRYSEDRVGMVDYALESAGASVINTRCSETYETRTALLSLFGIPLWYHSQSPRVILQPDVNPGNCWAFRGSQGFAIIRLSSVIRPTAVTLEHIPKALSPQGTIPSAPKDFAVYGLKEEREEEGFLLGQFTYNHDGDPIQTFYLEGDAVGTYQLVELRVLSNWGHPEYTCIYRFRVHGEPAH